From Natrinema salaciae, the proteins below share one genomic window:
- a CDS encoding RICIN domain-containing protein translates to MTHSRRAYLKKAIGSTGIALGALGGAAGSAAADAAGVEDGAIYRITPVHSGKALDLAAKSTENGANVQQYSWNGGDNQRWRFEHLSGNVYRIVNVHSGKVLDIEGTGNGNGTSCIQYGWANVDWQRWEVTQDSNGQYSITNVHTGKVVDVEGKSTDDGADVLTWEDNGGDNQRFDLEKLSGDGGDGGGDGGDGGNSGTTSEFGLDDGFADTSWFDDSVQVIKVTEPTRSAVEDAFQTSGPRLVVFETSGTIDLGGETLQITEDNCWVAGQTAPSPGITFIKGMVQIDANDCVVQHIRSRIGPGSDGDIQGNDSLNTADDTTNNVVDHVTASWGVDECLSVGYDTNDTTVTNCLVYEGLYDPYGDGSDHNYGSLIGDGAENVTLAGNVWGKIRARVPRLKGGTRSVVANNVMYFFNEATAMDGDSDASIVGNLYIPQDVEDTPIEGGNAFLEDNVTDPSSTPLTGGTSELSSRPLWPSGLETMDAGSVESHNLAYAGARPADRTDNDSRIVSEIEGRDGDAYLDSPYDYWIADHNDVGGYPSLPENTHSLSPPSSGLRDWVEQWALAVEDPNASSP, encoded by the coding sequence ATGACACACTCACGAAGAGCATACTTGAAGAAAGCGATCGGATCGACAGGAATTGCCCTCGGTGCGCTCGGCGGTGCGGCTGGATCGGCGGCGGCCGACGCCGCCGGCGTCGAGGACGGCGCAATCTACCGCATCACGCCGGTCCACAGCGGGAAGGCACTGGATCTGGCGGCCAAATCCACCGAAAACGGCGCGAACGTCCAGCAGTACTCCTGGAACGGCGGCGACAACCAGCGCTGGCGGTTCGAACACCTCTCGGGGAACGTCTATCGAATCGTCAACGTCCACAGCGGCAAGGTACTGGACATCGAGGGGACCGGTAACGGGAACGGCACCTCGTGCATCCAGTACGGATGGGCCAACGTCGACTGGCAGCGCTGGGAGGTCACCCAGGATAGCAACGGCCAGTACAGCATCACAAACGTCCACACCGGGAAGGTCGTGGACGTCGAAGGTAAGTCGACCGACGACGGTGCCGACGTCCTCACCTGGGAGGACAACGGCGGCGACAACCAGCGCTTCGACCTCGAGAAGCTCTCGGGCGACGGCGGCGACGGCGGCGGCGATGGCGGTGACGGCGGTAACAGCGGCACCACGTCGGAGTTCGGTCTCGACGACGGCTTCGCCGACACCTCGTGGTTCGACGACAGCGTCCAGGTCATCAAAGTGACCGAACCGACCCGCAGCGCCGTCGAGGACGCTTTCCAGACCAGCGGTCCACGGCTGGTGGTCTTCGAGACCAGCGGCACGATCGATCTCGGCGGGGAGACGCTACAGATTACGGAGGACAACTGCTGGGTGGCGGGCCAGACCGCGCCGTCGCCCGGTATTACCTTCATCAAGGGCATGGTCCAGATCGACGCGAACGACTGCGTCGTCCAGCACATTCGCTCGCGGATCGGGCCCGGCTCTGACGGGGACATTCAGGGCAACGACTCGCTGAACACGGCCGACGACACGACGAACAACGTCGTCGACCACGTCACTGCCTCGTGGGGAGTCGACGAGTGTCTCTCGGTGGGATACGACACGAACGACACCACCGTCACCAACTGCCTCGTCTACGAGGGGCTGTACGATCCCTACGGCGACGGCTCCGACCACAACTACGGTTCGCTGATCGGCGACGGCGCCGAGAACGTCACGCTGGCAGGCAACGTCTGGGGGAAGATTCGAGCACGCGTCCCCCGATTGAAAGGCGGCACGCGTAGCGTCGTCGCCAACAACGTGATGTACTTCTTCAACGAGGCGACCGCCATGGACGGGGACTCGGACGCCTCGATCGTCGGCAACCTCTACATCCCACAGGACGTCGAAGACACGCCGATCGAGGGCGGCAACGCCTTCCTCGAGGACAACGTCACGGACCCCAGTTCGACGCCGCTGACCGGCGGGACCAGCGAACTGTCGAGTCGGCCGCTCTGGCCGAGCGGACTCGAAACGATGGACGCCGGAAGCGTGGAAAGCCACAACCTCGCCTACGCCGGGGCGCGACCGGCGGACCGGACCGACAACGACTCGAGAATCGTCAGCGAGATCGAAGGCAGAGACGGTGACGCGTACCTCGATTCGCCGTACGACTACTGGATCGCCGATCACAACGACGTCGGCGGCTACCCGAGCCTGCCGGAGAACACCCACTCGCTGAGCCCGCCGAGCAGCGGCCTGCGCGACTGGG